aatgatGGCCTAAGAAAACACTGAAAAGCACAGGCCAAAGATTCTTTTTACATTAGCAAAAGGCTGGAAAAAAATTTAGGTGTCCAGTTGTAGGGGGAGGGTTAAATAAATTAAGGGAGTGATGCTTACGTGGATAGtaactgtatgtatatatatttgcattcCTGTTTTAAGTATAGACATTGTGGTACTACAGGCAAAGGTACAGTGGGTTCTATCTAGCTCCACTAAAACTAGTATGGCCGTATGAAgactgaatcagcaaatgcaaaattaatcagttttctgtctgtttctgtgttattctacctttcaaatacataaaaattatttctgcttTAAGTGAATATGTCTCAAGGAAAGAAATGTTAGTATTAAAGAATAAATTATAAAAGAATAAGTCAGAAGCACTGACTTATACCAACTTCACTAGTAAGCATTGTGTGCGAACAGAAGACTAGAGGAATATAAACTGAATTTTTTACAGTGAAATTACGCATATTAAAAATACCTTTTGAAACACATTTATGTACAGTAAACATGAGTccaaaaaacaggaaaatatttaaacaatgtttcccaaggaaaggaaaatatttaaaaagtgtgcTAAGGTATCGAATTGTGACCCTATTTGTATATGCGTATACACATGCAGATATTTTATGCATCCATTGAATAGCGGTTTCTTTTATATATGTTACTCTTGTGTTAAAAGATATTCATCCTATTGTCGTGAATCTTAATTGCTCTCTCTTCAGTCCACAAATTCTGATTTTCGGTGCTGCTTTGCAAGCAGGACCAAGTGATTGGTTAGTTGAAATGGAGGCACATACAGCTCATGACCATCTTCCCTTTCCTGTAAACAACAGCTTTCATCATATGGTTTCCTTTCACCTCTGTTTCAACAAGAGGGGCAGGACGTTTTGAGTTGGAGTATCATCCTTCAGACACCTCACTTCTCCTCTTAGAGCCCCCCAAGGGCTGTGGGACTGGAGTGGCGTGTGTCTTGTTCTGTTGGGGTCCATtgcttccacctgcctcattacaCGACATAGATCCAGGTAATATCCACTTTGATTCCTTTGCATCTTTCAATATGATTACGCTGTTAGTTCTGCTTATTCTAGGAATATAGTACTTAATTCCAAGTAACGTGGCATGACATTTATAGGAGAGAATTCCTTCTGTGTTGCATTACAATAGCGTGAACTCTGAAGGATGTAAAAATTGCAGCTTGTGTTCATGGAAACTTGTCTCCTTCTCCGTATGCTATGACTTATGCTTTATGTTATCCACTTAAAGAAGACAGATTTGAGAAGTTACTTTTAAATTGATGCAGATGATTTATATATTATCCATCCATAAAGAAGTGGAGTCAAAATTCTGGAGTAGAAAAGTCTATTTTTTAATAGGATGTTAGAAAAAATGTGAACAGTCCAGCATACACAATTTTGTAAATTGATAATGCATATAAAAGAATATAGTTATAATTTTTCCTGAACTTCCTTTGATAtcatcttttctttctgattAGTGCAGGAATCAAggtgaattttaaattttgctatTTATGATTTCTTGCTTCATTGGTATTAATTACTAGGTTATATTCTGGTAGACATTAATTAATTGATGAATAGCTATTGACGTAATTTTTTTACAAAGGTTTCTATGGCCATTTTAGAAAGGGGAactgtaagatttttatttttatcttgcaTAAGGCACTGGGCATGTTAATCACTTTTTTTTATAATCATGCCACAAAATCATGTACAGATAATGTATGAGATATGCTACGGGAAGCTCTCTGATTGACTGATGATAATtgaaaagaaagaacttttaaaaacagttatatgcctagtaagatatgtattttttaaaactaagacATGTGTAGTTTTACAGaatatgtaattttttctttgttttaatttttttaaatatgccttCAAGATATGAGAAGGCACTGATTGTGCCCAATTTTTTTATACGTATGCTAAACATTGTAAGTGAAGTGAGCTGGGTATAGCAGTCCGCATCAATTCTTTCCATACATTCTGATAATCATGGAAACAATCACTAAGATTATAAACGATTTGGATGGATATATTAATAGCATTTCCATTTGCTGTATAAATTAGATTCAGTCTACATGCTTTAAGCAATTACTGGAGCAGATAAACACGGGTACACAGATATTCatagacacacacaaaatgaCCTCTCAGCATCAAGTCCTGGTATGTTCCGGTGGGCTGCTCTTTGGGTATTTCTTCAGAAATCATTgtattggggcccggtggcgtggcctagcggctaaagtcctggccttgaaggcccgggggatcccatgtgggcgccggttctggtcctggctggtccacttcccatccagctccctgcttgtggcctgggaaagcagtcgaggacggcccaaggctttgggaccctgcacccgcgtgggagacccggaggaggttcctggtcctggcatcagattggcacgtgccggcccgttgcggctcacttggggagtgaaacatcagatggaagatcttcctctctgtctcttctcctctctgtatggccggctttccaataataataaatctttataaaaaataataaaaaaagaaatcattgtattgtaaacagttgttgcaaaaacatttcttttcttctgaaGATGGGTGATCAGGAGGAGATGACTTATTCATCTGTGAGAGTTCTCCAGTCTGCTTCAGAATCTCAGAAGAGATTAAGGCCTGATGGCGCCAGAAGGCCTGGAAAATCTGCAAACAAaggtatttatgtatatatatttaagctttatttgtttcatttgaaaggcagaattacagggagagaaggaaaaccagaaagtgactggctcactctccaaatggctgcagcggctggagtcTGGTCAAGCTGGAAGCTTGGACAGAaacccaggtcccccacatagATGGAAGgcattcaagtgcttgggccatcttctgcttccctaagttcattagccaggagctcagttggaattggagtagctgagacttgaaccagagcaAAATGAGGTGTCTGTGTTGCAAGCGATAGCTTAATCTCTTGTGTCTCATGATGCCAACCCAAGTTATACTATTTGAACATCTAAATTCACGGGGTGTCATGGATTGCCAAACTGGAGGTTTAAAAACAATCTTACATGTACTTCTGGCCATTATTTTCCCGttataaaagaaaattggaaCTGGCTAGGGTGAAAGatttactttaattatttttttaataatttattttttaaaatgatcttgcAAAAATTGAGAAGGTGAGGAAATTTATACACTTTCAGAAAATTGAGTAACTAATAGAATACAATTATTTAAATCTGGCCAAGGATAGTTTGTGAGGTGTCTAAAAGCAAAGGACAGAATAgcatttcttaaagaaataaatgtcttAGATGTTTAATATGAAAATCTGCATTAAAACAATGTTCTTattcaaacaaaagaaattttaggtacacaaacacacacatatataaaattaaGGGCTGTCATGATTCAAAACTGTTTGCATAAAAgacaattttgatttttctgttctttatCTCCAAACATCATCATAATTAAACTCCTCGTTGAGAATAACCTTTACTATTTCAGTTTGGTGATCATCATAGACACAATTTATCCAACAATGAGAACCACAAAAACAATAAGATGCATACACCTTTGCCTACAGAAATGCAGAGTTGACAGTGAGGAAAGGAAAGTGGATTTCTAGAAAGTTCTGTGAGGATTACACCGATCATGTCTGCAAATCAGAATATTCTCTGGGGGTGACCACTTTCTCAAGAAGATCGCCTGCCTTGTTCTTGTCATGAATAGCTTGATCACAGCAAAGACTGCACATGCCACGTTACACTCTCCCAGATGTCTTATGTCGTTGGTGCCTCTTTATGGGACATAATTTTGAAACCTTGTAGAATCATCTTGTTCATGGACATTCTAGAAAGAGTTCGTATCAGCCAGAAACCTTAAAATGTAAATCTGTTATTTctagattaaaattttaaatcattttgtatGATATAGTCTTGTAAATTTTTTGacggagttttgtttgttttaaaccacGTCCCTTGTCAAGGTGAATAATAGTTAGCCCTTTTCACTGCTAATTCTAACTTTTCTCTTTAAAGAGTTTGCAGTGCCCTGGCATCGCATTGCAGTGAGTCTTGGAATCCTGTCTTTACTTCTCTTGATGACGATCATAATGTTGGTGACAATGAGTGAGTAATGGAAACTGATCTTTCTGGGAATTGCAGGACCACTTCAtaggtgattttaaaatataatttagtattatttatttttatttgaaaggcagagtcacataaCAAcacaagggggagagagagagagagacagagagagagatccttcatccatttTATCTGTTCAGACGCCAAATGACAGCCACATtggaagctgggccagtccaaagttgGCACCAggggctgcttccaggtctcccacatgggtgcaggggcccaagcactagagccatcctccactgctttcctaggtttattggcaaagagctggataggaggAGGTGAGTAGCGACTCAAATCATCGCCTCTACAGTATGCTGACCCTGCTggcagtggctttacatgctAAGCCAAGCTAACGGCCCTTGTTGGTGATTGTTGTTCTTGGACATATCACACtggcatttcattatatttacgTAGTCTACTGATTCTGAGGCTACAATTATTCTGTGTCATTCTGAAGCTACCATATTCTGTATAGCACATGGTAATTTTCCTTTTGGTTGATAATTGTGAGATATTCTGCCATCTGAGTTTAGATTATTGTGAGTCTGATATAAACattttttgctcttctttttaaaatttatttttaaatacgtAATAAGAAAATAGTAAGAAGAATGAAAGCATACATACAAGCTGATGTTGAATTTAAGCTTCATCTTATACTTGTATTGCCTCAAATATTTATAGAACACAATGGACATACCACATTTGGATAGCATCACCTATTTTCAGATGTTACAGCTATTCCAATAATAATTGTGCTAGACCTTCGTGGTTGTTTAGTTCAGGTGggtttttgctttctttataaTTATGGAataggagagaatgagaaagaaaggaaaggaaaaaagagagaaggaaggaagggagaaaaatatagaaagaaaaaacagaaaaagaaggaaagggagaaagaatgaaagggaGACAAGAAATGTGTGCAGAGGGAGAAatgatggagagacagaagaaagaagcagagagaaaaagaactgaaagaagtgaaagaaagaaagagaaaggaagaatgaagaaaaggaaaaataaagattaagaaggaaagagatagaaagcaagcaaaaaataaataaattttaatttgcaGCTGAAGTTGGGAGCTTGGAATGACATAATCCTGGTGCTCCATGTGGATGGCACTAACTCACTGTCTGAGTCGTCACAGGTGCCTATCACCTCCCAGGaaatggagtcaggagccaggattgaATCCAGGGACTCTGATGTGAGTTATGGGCATCCTAACCCCAAGGCCGAGCATCTGCCCCCTAGTTTAGGTCTTTATCTACAGATGATGAATTGGTAAATGTTAACTAACTGAATTTTAGGGTGGTAGGTATTTGTAAATGATGTACTGCTAAAAATAAACTAGAGTGTAAGCTATGGTGTTAGCCATCATAATTTTATCTGGGTATTTTGCTTTTCTGCCCTTGACTTGCTAGTAGTGAGAAATTTGATGTTTCCATCACTGTGGTCAGTTCATTGAGGTGTGACTTCCTAAATGCCAAATTACTGAAATAATGAGTACAGTTGGTTGTCGAAGTGAGACTTTTTCTAATGTCTTTAATTTCACTGTTTGATCCCCACGAGTGCATTTTCTTCTGATATTTAATGTCTCaaattttagtttttcagttAATTCAAGAAAAACATCAACAGCAAGAAATTTTAGCAAATCTCAGTCAGAGTGAGTACTTGAAGGAGCAATTTCTGGCAAACAAGACTTTAGAATGTGACCTTCTCAGAAATGAAACCCTTCTACAGCAAAAGGAACTGGAGTCATTCTTTTCAAAAAAGGGTGGGTGTTGTACAAATCCAGGTATGGAAGGAATCCGGAGTGAAAGATTGTATTGCTTTGCATTCCCCTTCTAAAAGCTTTGGAGTCTTATAAGCAGGCTTGCCCCAGTGAATTGGGTCTACTGGACAACTTGCAATTTGTCTTTCAGATGTAGTGTAGATGGTCTGGTTTTCTTGTTTCAAATATGGGATCTGTGAATTCTTGGAATCATGTTTGGATTAGTAGAGTCTTGTCACTCCCAAAACGCAATGGCAATTCTTGCTGCCCTGCTACTACCAACAGTGAAAGAGAAGACCAGTACGCCAGGATAGTCAGATGATTTGGTCTAGTGAGGATTAGGGTTTGGCTCACACAAAATATGAAAGCTTTAAGAAAAATGCATAACTGACCTACAATTGACATAAGGAGTTTCATTTGAATGCTGTTATAGATAGcttgtgtgtatgggtgtgtatgTATGCTATATGTGTCTTGACttcagatattttgtttttatgaccACCAATACAGgatgattttaaaattcatggagAATGCACATTAAGTTAGAAAGTTTTGTACCCAAAATAAGCTTGtatcttaattctattttcaatgATCTTATTGAAATGCACTCATATATTCTTCCTgcaatatattgtatatattgtataatgcaatgtaaaattGCAATGCTACAAATAGaaacatgtaaaatgaaaaaaaatggttgAAAATATATTCCTAAATTAGAAAACATGCTGGAATTTTAAATAGGTTCATTATAGAGAAACGTCATAGATTAAATATATGTTGCTTGATAAGTTGGACGCAGAATTACCTGATAGCATGATCATAACAGGAATAATAGACATAGACATTGACTCtcaaaattttctttgtttacttctatatttatttttgataataacGCTTACCATGACATCAGCCCTCTTGCATGTTGAGTGTACAATACAGCATCGTTAACCAGAGGCACTGTGTTATACCTCATACCCCTAGAGTCTGTTCCTCACACACAATGTCCTCTATGTTTTGTCCATACTGTCATTATTTAAGATTCAATAATATTAATtccattgtatgtatgtatgttccaCATCATTCATCTGTCTGTGGATATTTAGGTAGTCTCCATCTCTTGACTATTGAGGATCACACTGTCTTGGACTTGGGAGTGCAGGTATCTCTTGGCATTACTGAACCTTGGAGATCCCTGTATTGTTTTTGCTATTATCATAGATGAATCTTGAGCCTTTGAGTCTATTATGCAGGGCTGATAAATATATTGCTCTGATTACTAGAAGATCATATAATAAAATTGTTAATAATTGATTCTATGTGTTGCAGGAAAACTCTCTGGGGACTTCTGGTCTTGTTTCTATGTCAGTTGCTACTATTTTGTCCAGCAAAATAAAAGCTGGCATGGATGTAAACAAACTTGCCAGAATTACGGTTCATCCCTTTTGAAGATAGACAACGAGCAGGAACAGGTATCATGGACTCTTCCTTTTATTCTCAATGTCATGATCTGTCTCACTTGACAACCTGCGATACTGAGAAAGGAGGGGGCATGCAGAAAGAGGGGTCTTCAAGTGTTCTTTCTGTCATGTCTGCTGTCTGACTGTCATGACTGTACAGCTAGGAATCTCCCAGGACACTCCGTCTGCTACTCATCAAGTGCTCAGAGTATCTTATTTGTTATGACATCATCTTTgtcaataatataggggaagtctGTAATCCTCTCCCTTTATCAGGAGCGTGCAGTAGTGACTCTTACAAGAAAGTATGTACCTTCTCGTTAGTAAAGTATGCACTTTCTTGATGATGCAGTCAGTTTAGCCTTTGCTATTCTGTTCCTTGTTATCCCTACAGCTACCCCTGTAGGGTGGCAAGTATACTCTAGGGGATGCAGCATTATCTAGGTGTTACTACCAGGAACTCAGCAGTCAAGCTTCCTGGGGTCAAACCCAGCTCTGCCAGTTCCTGGTGGATGATATTCAATGGATTAGTTAACCTCTCTGAGCCCATCTGCCAAAGAGAGATGATCATGAGCACCATTAAATGATACCATTTATAAAAATTAGCCTTACATTGATTTTAGTGCATTTATATTATCACATTTAATTGCTCAATCATCTTATAATACCAATAGCTATATccttaaaaattgtaaaaagtgaaaatatagaGCAGCAATATTGAGATGTCCCTTTTAgaatagatttctttctttacgTGAATGAGTTAtacaaagggacagagagagagagagagagagagagagagaaacttggcTGCAAAGCTCATACCTGGCCAGACATAAGTCAGGATCTAGGAACTTCATTTTTTAGGGCTCCCATGGCagtggtaggaacccaaacacttgggtcatcctcctgtgctcttcccaggccattagaaggaaACAGGatcaaaagaaaaacagctgGAACAAATACTGGCACCCACTGAAGTTTGGTGTTTTAACCCATTACACCATAATGCTGGCTTAGAGACTGCCTTTTTAATGCGTTactaagaaaaaagcaaaatgtgtTTCTATAGAGATGTTTGCCAACATCAGCCTGAAATCTCTATCACTTAGAAAAATGACTTACAATTATATGCAAAACTAATAAATGCCTAAAGTAGAATTCACAATATCAAGTCACAAAACAATTTTCTAAACAGTAAATTTTTATCTGGTAAAgcagaaatttatttattatttatttatttatttatttatctattttagatgatgcttacatagttgatcagggtgtgaAAGATAGAGGactagggaaaagtggatgagatcattgtttccaaatttttaatttcttcttcctaAAACATAAATTCAAACCTACATTTTAAACAGCAGCATTTATGTAATGTATCTCTTTGATATATTGCATTTTAGACATACTTAATACCTTGAAATACTGCTTCCCTTCCTTTTATCCCTTCCAACTACTAAACTAAAAGCATTGTGTTTTTCTTGTGAATTTGAAACCTTTAGGTACCCCTTACACAGagcttttattttaagaaatttattttaatgattcCTTTGTTTAGGATCATGGATTAATCCAGTCTCTATGACATTACATATTGTTTTGGAGTGTGAACTTAATAATTTGTTTACATGTGTTGAAGTAGTTAAGAGATTTCTTGTTAGTACACGTTTTGATTTAAAAGTCTTCCATGTTTTAAATAATCCTGGAGACTGGTAGACAGTTTTCACATACGTAGTACACTATGGAAAAGCTACTTTGAAATTGAAAATAGATGTGTGAAGGATAAGAGATATTTCTAAGAAGCAGAGGCAAAGGCGATGTGGAGAATGGCAGGGCCCTGGCCTTGGGCACAGCTTGTCCCCGCCCTCTGTGCCTCGTCACATTCATGCAACAGATGGGAACTTAGTTCTCTGAtatgttttgtttcctttatagACATTCATTACATCTCACATTCATGGTAATAATTACTGGATTGGACTGTCGTataataaaaaggagaaaaaatggaaatgggTTGATGACGGTTTCTCACCTGCAATGTAAGTTTCTGATGTGTGTTCAAACTTTAACTTTGGTGTGGGAGTTGGAAGGATTGTGTCTAGAAAGGATCACCTTTCACTTCACACAGTTTAACTTTGATTAGTCTTCACTGGTAGGAATAAGAGTAAGAAAGCATTTTGGCAAGCAAAGGCAAAGAAGAAGTGTCATATGGAGTTATTAATGATCAAGTATACTAAATACATGCAGGGTGTGTTATGAGATGCAAACTGAAATGCAGTTGTAAGTCTGAGAGACATGAAGTGACTGTGCCATCTGACATAGCAAGTTTTCCTCTCTCACCCATAAATGAGGTTCCTATGTATCCATCAAAATTCATGTGGAACTCCTTTGTGTAATTAGTCTGCTCATAgctatgtttgtatatatatgattgagtatacatgtatacactgtGTTCTTACACATTGGTAATCATGTACATGAACATGAGATGTCTTCACAAAATCATGGAACATGTGTCCTATGGAAAATTTATGTGTCCCTTGGTTTCACACTGCTTTTGCACCAAGGCAAATTTACCTTTTTTTGTGTAGTCTTctcttatataattttttattatgtgGACTCCTGGGCTTATGTTTAGTTCTGatttaataattttcaaataagtacataataTAATTTTTACTTCTAGGCATTTTTTCCAATATCTGTTGGTTAGTAATATTTTTAGTTGACTAATTCTTGTGAGGTATTCAGTATGTATATTTTACTTGGTATCTGATAGTTCTAATGTTTGAAGTTTTAGGAATCTAATCCATTGTTTCTGCTGACCCTTGTTCATGGTGTTACTTTATTTACATTACTTAgtgatcattttcttctttggagCTGGTTTGGAAACCGATTAAAGCTCATGATGGAGTTGCAGACTTCCTCAAGAAAGAATTTGCTTTTGTTAGAGAACTTAAAGTACTATGAGTTTTgctgctttaaaattttattgatttattgtaatttaatttcaaagagagagaaagaaatgactaTAACTGCTTTTTCActatcccagtgcctgcaacagtcaggactgagccaggctgaatacAGGGGCCCAATACTCAACctgggtattccacatgggtagtaggaacAAAGTACTCGAATCTCCtaggatgtgtgttagcaggactCTAGGTTCAGCAGTGCAGCTGAGAGTCAAGCCCAAGTGCGCCTGCATGGTGTGCCAGCAACCCAAGCTGACTGTTGCTCCACATCTGGGCCACTTCTAGTAAGAGCCTGAAGTCCTGCAGCTGTTTGTGTTGTGGTTCTGGGCCACGAACCTACAAAAGGCATCTTGCAGGAAATTACCTAGCTACAAGGTTCTTGTGGCCAGCACACACAGTTTGTTTGTTAGGAAGATGCAAGTGTGTGAGTCTGGCCACAGCTGCAGATCTTTGATTGACCTGATGAGCAGTTATAATTTAATTTGTGTGTTTGGTGCAAATGCTTAGGTGGATATCACCACTGGATGATGAATGTAAATCTCATAAACTTGAAATGTACGCATGCTTCTTGCAAATTGCATGAGggatttttcatgatttttctcttctgcttAAATTCAAGATTTGAAACAATTCTAGAGTGAAGATAGGTCACTTTTGGGTTCACCCTTTAGgtagtttgttttttatttagatTCTCTGTCTTAGAATGCATTCAACTCATGACACCAATCAATGTACAAATTGGCTTTGGCGTCATAGTTATCCTTCTGAATTCCCATCTCTGTTTAACACTCAGCCAGAGTGTGAATATGCTTCTTGCCAAGAAGGTTCAATATTTATCCAGTATTTCAAGTTATTATTAATAGGAAAATTATTCTGGTCCCCCAAGCTACTATTTTTCTCTAATAGGTATTCTGCTTTAGTTTTCACTGATTGCCATGTTTTAGCTCAACTGCTAGGTTTAGGATGGAGAaggcaaagaaattaaaacaatgaaaacaggaaTCAATCTACTTTCTGAATTATGTTGTTTTCCATTAAACTATACATGCTCATGAGACCTGGTGATTTGTGTCACAGTAATttagtttttctctttgaaaatttttaacttttattgaaaatataaaataagaaaggAGATTTAACATACCACAATTTCAGAATactattgtaaaatatttttttcctgttaatcgTTAATTACCAATGTAGAATAAGCTAGGAGATTATGGATGAGTGTATTTAACGGGATAAgtgcaaaataaaatcttttttgctATTGAAATTATGATTAAAGTTTCCTTGTATCAGGAACttaggaaacaaaattttaaagttcaCACAAATTATGTGTTTGGAGAATTCAGAATTAAATGATTaacttttatattttctgttcTGTAGGAATTTTGCAATCATGAATTCATCTTCTGGGAtggaaaaatgtgcatttttatcCTCAACAAGAGTAGACATTATTGATTGTTCTAAAAATCACAGTTGCATCTGTGAAAAGAGCATTGATTGCATTTTTCCCACTTCAAGGTGTACTTAGAAGGTAAAACCAGAAGGTTGAAATATTCTTGTGTCCTTtaataatttgt
Above is a window of Ochotona princeps isolate mOchPri1 chromosome 27, mOchPri1.hap1, whole genome shotgun sequence DNA encoding:
- the LOC101536641 gene encoding killer cell lectin-like receptor 7, which produces MGDQEEMTYSSVRVLQSASESQKRLRPDGARRPGKSANKEFAVPWHRIAVSLGILSLLLLMTIIMLVTMIFQLIQEKHQQQEILANLSQSEYLKEQFLANKTLECDLLRNETLLQQKELESFFSKKGGCCTNPGMEGIRSERLYCFAFPF